From the Euwallacea fornicatus isolate EFF26 chromosome 10, ASM4011564v1, whole genome shotgun sequence genome, the window GGTGACTCTTTCGTCAGAACTATCGTCGTAACGGCCCATACTAGACCTAGAGCGTTTGCTTCGTGGCGGTGTGTCCCTATCACTACTTCTTTTCATGCCAGTATTCGGTATGCTTACTGTAATACGGTCCTTCCCTTTGATCATACGCACCACTCAACACATCAATCAATTAACTGGGCACAGGCACAATGGATGACACGGCACTCCCTTCCTAAAAACACAATGCAAAGCACTGCGATTACGATGCGACATTATGCATTAAAAACTAATCAACAATTAACTATGAAGAAAACAACATACTTTACACCACACAGCACCAGATATACCGTCTTTTTAATAagatttgaagcaaaattttaccactttGCCAACGCATAAACGTCTTCTCCATTCTCTTTCACAAAATGGCGGAGCCAATGCTGGCAACCGttcaaactcaaaatttcctaTATGAAGATCGAAATATCCCTATAATAACCTAACTTTTCTGTAGAAAATTCCCTACGTCGATTATTTCTATACTGATGTTTCTCTATTCAGATATAATTTTGCCGTGCATGATATTGCTTGAAATATTGTTGTTGCTTTACAATTAGCActatggtaaaaaaaataggCAGTTTAGTTCTTTTCAGAATGAATTATATTCTTATGCCATGTATCCAAGTGGTCGCTAATTGAAGtgtatttcttaaaaatcttCTACAATTATTTGTATGCAGAGAGAcgattgtttttcttttcaaagtCTTGACGATTTTCTTGTTCGcttaaaataatgataaatttttccCGCAAGTAAAGATCTCTCCAGTCCCGATTCGTGATTGAAAACATTGACGAATTTGTTATCAGCTGTTATTTCCCTCatttgttaatatatttttttactattatgtTTCAAGTCCTAAACTATGAATTGGCAATGTTGGAAGTTGTCATAGCGAGGataattaatattcataattGTTCGTTGATTTCTGCTATCAAGAAGGTGTAATACAtccagaattaaaaattatgattccaaataattgttttagttttattgaGTACGGataatgtataaaaatataataatggcaaaaaaagcAGAGGGATTGACGGAAATGCGCTGTTGCCAAAAGATCAtggttttaaagaaataacaaTACAATTTTCTTAACCTCACTTTTTGAGCCCCAAAAAAAGGATAAATTTGAACAACCCTATCATTGTTATTACCACTCTTTTATACGTTACCTAAAACCTAAACCTAAACATTCTATTTGAACTCTTAGTTAAAGATAAGGTAAGAAGATTAACGCTCTACtcatatttcagttttaaatgaaatgtcTCGACTTCACAGGTTGGAATTACGTTAGTGTAATTGAGCCTCCATCAAACATTTTCTCTTACCCAGCTATGTCTATTGTAAAAAGAGTTCAGGTAGGTTTGTCACAAggttaacatatttttatattaaaaaacgaGATAAATaagtgtttaaattatttgttagacaaagatTGGCTCCGTTTGGCAGAAGTAATATCCGGTTAAAAATTGTgcaactatttaaaatttacagcaAAAGTGATATCAGTTTAACCATTAACCATCGCATGTCAGCAATTAATGTGTACACCCTCCCTTTTTAAATGGGTGAATCAGTACAGTACAAATGGgttattcaaaatataaattgtcCCATGGAGTTGCAACTTCAAATCAGTTTTAATGCTGTCAAGCAGGGCCATTAATGtttatattaattgtttttctgtTGGATATATCcggacatttttgaaatttctgttCAAACTcctttgaatttccaaaaaacataaatgtGTCTGGAAAATCCAAACTTatggaaactttaaataataacGCCATGTATTGGTCCAATTTTAACTTTATAAGTGTAATTTCAGCAATGGGCGACTTTTGCGAGAGTGTGGCACATTTATGATGCTACATGGCAAAATCCTTTTGACTCTGCAGAAATCATTAAACGACATTTAATGGGGCTCTATAAACCCATATATCACCCAATGAGTAAGCTTATTTTATATACCTTTTTCCAAGTGGCAGATCACTACCGATTTTTTGTACACCAATATAATTCGGAAATGCCTTTAAATAAgcccaaatatttaatatcgcGGCAATATCGCAAGTGTGTGCACCAGAAACCTCAGTGATCTGCCACTcgcttttttctatttatggAATTATTTCGGAAATAATTCCTATAATTCTGAGAATTCTAATAATAATCTAACACAATTCAAAGTCTACAAAATTTGCATCAAGCAAAGTATCTTAAATTGCTCTCAGGAAACAAGATGTTAGCATCAGTACTCAAAATAATGGCATACCCTTTTAAGTACATCTGGCTAACAAAagcttactttttttttcaattcactcttccattaatgttttataaataattcgtACATTATATTATTGATGGTTAAGTGCCTTTTGCCtctttgacaaaaaaatatctcagGCTGCCACGGCTCCTTAGTTTATTTACTGACTTACCGAATTTTTATATCTCTAACAGACGATTGCGGTGACCATGTAATAGTAATAAACACTTCGGAAATTGCACTGCCAGGCGATGAATGGAAGAGAAGGGTTTACTTTCATCATACAGGCTATCCCGGTGGAGCCAGCTGGACTTTAGCTTGGGAATTGCACAAAAAAGATCCAACAATGGTATAATCCCACCTTTAATTATTCCCACTTGCATCATTGATGGTATTTTAGATCATGAAAAAGGCGGTATACAACAATATGAAGGGAAATCTACAAAGAAGGTACACAATGCAAAGGCTACACCTCTTTCCTGATGGCAACGTGCCTGCAGATTTGTTggagaatatttcaaatcaaattaGACAGCTGAGGCCAGTACCACAAAGACTGGACCATTACGATGAGgaagttgtaaaaaaatgcCCAAAGATTATCGATTATCCCAAAGATTATGTTATCAGATAGTAAAGGGTGTAAATttgattatataaatatagtaGAAggaattaacttttaaatataaaaagaaaaacataataaacccaataataaacaatgtaATTCacagtcttaaaacttgcgatTTAAAAACCACGTTTCGGCTCATCATTCTTAATACAATCTGCAAAATGTTATTGCTTAAATCACATATCAAATCCTAAAGTTCGATGCTTAAATCCTTCGCCACCATATAAGCAGAAACATGCATCATATATTGCCTATTGGCTTTAAAATTGTCAATGGCCTTTTGCCTTGTGTGTTCCCAGGCATACAAATCCCTATACAGAGGCCTGAGGAACTTCATACGCCCCATTACATTGATCCAGTTGATCACAGCCTCCACCTTCTCCTCCCAGCGCGCCATGATGCATATACGTAACCATCTGAATTtaatttctgcattttttacattgtcaaagtcgaaaattttattcaaatattgaagttttGTTATTGATTGAGCAGGGTTCTCTGAGAGTCTCTGcaatatgtaaattttctgGTATGTGGATAATTTCTCTTTATCTTCCACGGTGATTGGGGCTGCATCTACTCCATTCCACTCCAAATACTTGTGTATTATTTCGTCACAAACTACTGCTAAAGATATGTCGTACTTTGGTATCACTCGAGGCATTCCTGGGCTGTATAACCACGTTTGCCAATCTATGGTGTTAATTATGTTCATTCCAGAAAAGTACTTTTGAAAGTATGCTTTAAATGTGCCAGAATCAATAGATTGGTATTTGTACTCCTCAAAATACGCTCGCATAAAGGGTTCCATTTTAGCTGAAGAAAATACTAATAGCATACACAATTATGAACTATTAATAGAAGTACCTGGACCCCCaacaatattttccaaatacctcaaaaacGTTTGTCCTTTTTCGTATGGAACAATGGAAAAGGCATCATCTGGGTGGACTCCATTGAGATCGACCACCAGCTGAGTTAAAGGATTAGTATCGCCCATTAATTTAACCTAAGGTTTAAGCAATGAGGTAATGAGAGCTAGAGAGAAACGCTATACATACAGTTTCGTATAATTCACCAACATGTGTGTATGCGTCGAAATCTTGGCTTTGACGGGATTCCAGCCTgcctttaatttttctttcaatgaaAACAGTAAAGCCTTCGTTGAGCCAAAAGTGCTCGTAATTCCTGTTAGTGACCAAATTCCCGGTCCAACTATGCGCTATTTCGTGAGCGATAACGTTAGCTAAGCTCCGATCTCCGGcctaatattaacaaaatagtCCTTGTAAAGGTTTAAACTTGGGATTTGAGAATTGATTAGTAAATTCAAGTTGAAATTATACCAGTAAAGTCGGCGTGACGAAGGTCAGACAAGGATTTTCCATGCCTCCATACGGAAAACTGGGTGGTAATACTAGTAGATCGTAAATGCCCCAGACGTAAGGCCCGCATAAATCCTCTGCAACTTTCAGTTGGTGCTCCGTGTCGGCAAATTCATACGCACATTCTTCAATCATTTCTTTTTCACACCTTAAAGTGATAAAGTGATATTtcaacttaaataaaaaaaaccatttaatgGAGAGATGAAAGTGGATAAAAATTGAGAGTTGTGAGCTTTTTCGTTGGTTacgaaacattttaataaacggCTTTACCCAAGGAATCTTCAAACACGATTTTGTCATTCCaaagaatttgaaatataGTGACCAGAATAAGATtcaatggaaaattattgttaacgtTCACGTTATTTAACTGTTATATTTTTCCGATCGAGAACGCTTTATACATATTTGCAGATTGCAAGAAATGTTTCTGTTTATCAAAATTCAACCTAGTTAAACGTTATATTTCGTTAACAGAAAGTGAAATGAATACTTGCCATACATGTGATCGCGGACCAATTTGTCGGGATTCCAATACACCTACAGCAATGGCAATCAGATATGAAGACATTGGCACAATCTGCACAAAATGAGACAACTTTCCACCGTTTAGCTCCTTAGTACCGTCTCGAATTGCAGACATTAAAACTGTAAATTCTTGAGGGGCTGAAATCTGGAATatatattgataaatattttttttaaacattaaaatttttgcttctACAATTATATGTTTTATTACATGGTTTAACTATATATGTAAAAGTAATAAATCTTCCTATTAaggattatttgatatttcaaaccGTATCAAATCAGTTATATACACTTTGTTTATAATCCATCTAAAATTATTGCTTCAATTTAACTTACTGTTGCTGTGTAGGGAGCTTTAACACCAGGAGTGTCTTGACAAGGTATGACTGACCTGGCATGAGTTGGCTATATgcagaaataataatttaacttatGGTTTGATCAAACATACATTAATCTGAACACCCTACCTGAAACTGACTAAACACAAATGGATGTTCCTTTCCTGCAGTGCATTTTGCAGGGATCCACTGAAGACCAGAAGCTAGAGGACTGGTTTCATAATTAATACCGATTTTATAACTGTAATCACATAATTTGTCAATCACCAAAAAGCAAAACTTAACAACAAAACCTACTAGGCCTTTTCATCTTCTGGAAGTTGAATGGTTAATTTTGAGCCATACTTAGCAACAAGTTCTCCAACTTTGAAATTAAGTTTCTCTTTGCTATCTACATCATAGACACTGGAAATGTTCAGATATAGGGTGTCTAAAATCTTAAAGGAACAGTATTTGAATAACCAAAAAGTAGGATCAAACACTTATAATATTAACTCACAACTTctttaattgatttatcaACTTTTTCAACTGTGAGCTCAGTGGTTCCAGAAAATATCTTCCTGTCAAAGTTCACACTTAGGTTCAGGGCAATATTTGTTACTCTAGCAAGCTCTAGAATTCGTAAATTAATGTAAGTAAATCAATAACATCAAATCTTAAATTGTCACAGGACAAAATGTGATAATTACGTGCAATGTTATAGAccaaaaaactcttttttaaagcatttttagaCCCTGAAATGTTCAATAGCTCAATTAATGAACAAATCATCATCTCACAATGTTATAAACCAAATTAAACTCACCTGGTCTTGAAAAGGAGCTGGGATCCAAAGGACTAAGACCTGACTTCCTCATAGTGCTTGAAAGTGAAACAGACAGGTTTTGAATTCAGTTAATTACTAGGTAAGAAATATGTTATCTAAGTATTAGAACAGACACTTAAAATTGATATGAGTGTCTGTTAAGTGATAAAACACATAAACATAGTTTTGtgataagaaaatttgaaCTGATTGAGTGAAACTAGCTTGAAATCATTG encodes:
- the LOC136341585 gene encoding leukotriene A-4 hydrolase isoform X1, with translation MFDALAFPNPDAVVTEILTHRQVSPERCHNPARQSKTCNLNRNFISTMRKSGLSPLDPSSFSRPELARVTNIALNLSVNFDRKIFSGTTELTVEKVDKSIKEVILDTLYLNISSVYDVDSKEKLNFKVGELVAKYGSKLTIQLPEDEKAYYKIGINYETSPLASGLQWIPAKCTAGKEHPFVFSQFQPTHARSVIPCQDTPGVKAPYTATISAPQEFTVLMSAIRDGTKELNGGKLSHFVQIVPMSSYLIAIAVGVLESRQIGPRSHVWCEKEMIEECAYEFADTEHQLKVAEDLCGPYVWGIYDLLVLPPSFPYGGMENPCLTFVTPTLLAGDRSLANVIAHEIAHSWTGNLVTNRNYEHFWLNEGFTVFIERKIKGRLESRQSQDFDAYTHVGELYETVKLMGDTNPLTQLVVDLNGVHPDDAFSIVPYEKGQTFLRYLENIVGGPAKMEPFMRAYFEEYKYQSIDSGTFKAYFQKYFSGMNIINTIDWQTWLYSPGMPRVIPKYDISLAVVCDEIIHKYLEWNGVDAAPITVEDKEKLSTYQKIYILQRLSENPAQSITKLQYLNKIFDFDNVKNAEIKFRWLRICIMARWEEKVEAVINWINVMGRMKFLRPLYRDLYAWEHTRQKAIDNFKANRQYMMHVSAYMVAKDLSIEL
- the LOC136341585 gene encoding leukotriene A-4 hydrolase isoform X3; this translates as MHGTLPILYFCGNFIWSHNPARQSKTCNLNRNFISTMRKSGLSPLDPSSFSRPELARVTNIALNLSVNFDRKIFSGTTELTVEKVDKSIKEVILDTLYLNISSVYDVDSKEKLNFKVGELVAKYGSKLTIQLPEDEKAYYKIGINYETSPLASGLQWIPAKCTAGKEHPFVFSQFQPTHARSVIPCQDTPGVKAPYTATISAPQEFTVLMSAIRDGTKELNGGKLSHFVQIVPMSSYLIAIAVGVLESRQIGPRSHVWCEKEMIEECAYEFADTEHQLKVAEDLCGPYVWGIYDLLVLPPSFPYGGMENPCLTFVTPTLLAGDRSLANVIAHEIAHSWTGNLVTNRNYEHFWLNEGFTVFIERKIKGRLESRQSQDFDAYTHVGELYETVKLMGDTNPLTQLVVDLNGVHPDDAFSIVPYEKGQTFLRYLENIVGGPAKMEPFMRAYFEEYKYQSIDSGTFKAYFQKYFSGMNIINTIDWQTWLYSPGMPRVIPKYDISLAVVCDEIIHKYLEWNGVDAAPITVEDKEKLSTYQKIYILQRLSENPAQSITKLQYLNKIFDFDNVKNAEIKFRWLRICIMARWEEKVEAVINWINVMGRMKFLRPLYRDLYAWEHTRQKAIDNFKANRQYMMHVSAYMVAKDLSIEL
- the mRpL13 gene encoding large ribosomal subunit protein uL13m; this encodes MSIVKRVQQWATFARVWHIYDATWQNPFDSAEIIKRHLMGLYKPIYHPMNDCGDHVIVINTSEIALPGDEWKRRVYFHHTGYPGGASWTLAWELHKKDPTMIMKKAVYNNMKGNLQRRYTMQRLHLFPDGNVPADLLENISNQIRQLRPVPQRLDHYDEEVVKKCPKIIDYPKDYVIR
- the LOC136341585 gene encoding leukotriene A-4 hydrolase isoform X2; this translates as MHILNQIFSTIVTCRTMCITSILRSHNPARQSKTCNLNRNFISTMRKSGLSPLDPSSFSRPELARVTNIALNLSVNFDRKIFSGTTELTVEKVDKSIKEVILDTLYLNISSVYDVDSKEKLNFKVGELVAKYGSKLTIQLPEDEKAYYKIGINYETSPLASGLQWIPAKCTAGKEHPFVFSQFQPTHARSVIPCQDTPGVKAPYTATISAPQEFTVLMSAIRDGTKELNGGKLSHFVQIVPMSSYLIAIAVGVLESRQIGPRSHVWCEKEMIEECAYEFADTEHQLKVAEDLCGPYVWGIYDLLVLPPSFPYGGMENPCLTFVTPTLLAGDRSLANVIAHEIAHSWTGNLVTNRNYEHFWLNEGFTVFIERKIKGRLESRQSQDFDAYTHVGELYETVKLMGDTNPLTQLVVDLNGVHPDDAFSIVPYEKGQTFLRYLENIVGGPAKMEPFMRAYFEEYKYQSIDSGTFKAYFQKYFSGMNIINTIDWQTWLYSPGMPRVIPKYDISLAVVCDEIIHKYLEWNGVDAAPITVEDKEKLSTYQKIYILQRLSENPAQSITKLQYLNKIFDFDNVKNAEIKFRWLRICIMARWEEKVEAVINWINVMGRMKFLRPLYRDLYAWEHTRQKAIDNFKANRQYMMHVSAYMVAKDLSIEL
- the LOC136341585 gene encoding leukotriene A-4 hydrolase isoform X4; translated protein: MILMYLAQVFLLIEFAFPSDEFGYSSNNTMRKSGLSPLDPSSFSRPELARVTNIALNLSVNFDRKIFSGTTELTVEKVDKSIKEVILDTLYLNISSVYDVDSKEKLNFKVGELVAKYGSKLTIQLPEDEKAYYKIGINYETSPLASGLQWIPAKCTAGKEHPFVFSQFQPTHARSVIPCQDTPGVKAPYTATISAPQEFTVLMSAIRDGTKELNGGKLSHFVQIVPMSSYLIAIAVGVLESRQIGPRSHVWCEKEMIEECAYEFADTEHQLKVAEDLCGPYVWGIYDLLVLPPSFPYGGMENPCLTFVTPTLLAGDRSLANVIAHEIAHSWTGNLVTNRNYEHFWLNEGFTVFIERKIKGRLESRQSQDFDAYTHVGELYETVKLMGDTNPLTQLVVDLNGVHPDDAFSIVPYEKGQTFLRYLENIVGGPAKMEPFMRAYFEEYKYQSIDSGTFKAYFQKYFSGMNIINTIDWQTWLYSPGMPRVIPKYDISLAVVCDEIIHKYLEWNGVDAAPITVEDKEKLSTYQKIYILQRLSENPAQSITKLQYLNKIFDFDNVKNAEIKFRWLRICIMARWEEKVEAVINWINVMGRMKFLRPLYRDLYAWEHTRQKAIDNFKANRQYMMHVSAYMVAKDLSIEL